The genomic window CCTATTTGATTACACCGAAAAGAATGACTCtaccaaataaaatattactttttatatttaaattttaaaaaaacattaaaaaaagggGCACAGTGGACTGATGGCACCATTCTAAATGAAGCCTccaataaaataacattttttaaaattaaaaaaaaaccaaaataaaaaaaagcctCTCATGTAAAAAAAGTGGTGGCCCATTCTtaatggctccaccaaaaaatgaATTGTTTTTTTAGAAGTCTCCAAATGCTTTTTAATTGAAGTATTTCCTTGATATTTATATAGATGACATAATTCTCTTTGACActaccaaaaatttaattttttttattcaggTGGCTGGCATGGCATGTTGGTGGCACCACTCtctttggctccaccaacttttatTGTTCATTTTAGGTCATTTACGTATAAAATCAGAATAGGAGATCATTTaagtaattaatcaaaattttagggtcattataaaaaaaaaagcctCAAAGGAACCATATATCATGGGCATATTTCTCTTCCATGAAAGTTTTGCATGCTGCAGCATTCTCATATGCAGATTTGGGGAAGTGATGTGGATGATAGGTGCTCCACATCAAGGTATTGTGTGTTCCTTGGATCAAAGTTAATTACATGAGGCTCGAAGCAACGTTGGTGTCTTGGTCCACTACGGAGGCAGAATATAGGAGCCTTGCTCATGTAGCATCAGAAGTAATGTGGGTATAAGCTGTCTCGGGGATATTGGAGTGGACATTGTTGATACTCCAAAAATTTAGTGTGACAACACCAATACAGTAAAACGGCTGCTAACCCTGTTCTGCATGCTAAAACTAAGCATGGCAATCATGATTTGCACGAAAAAGTAGATAGGGCCTTGCTTCAAGTTAATTATGTACCAGCTCACTTGCAAGTAGCTGATGTTCTGACCAAGCCAGTGTCTGTAGAGTCGTTTGTTTCCTTGAGGGAGAAACTTTGCGTGTTTACTGCAAATCAATTTCTAAACCAGAGAAAAGAAGAAGCAGGGCGAGAATTGTAAAGtcaggttttttttttgcttcattaATTCAGAACTCTGTTTCTTTCAAGCTTCTTAGAAATTCTATGCTTTCTTTGCTGCACCTCCCATTCTCCGTTTCTTAATATCTTGCATTTCTTGGCTTAATCCCGTGTTACACTCACGATCATCACTGGTTTTGCACACTCTCACTTGGACAACCACTTTTGTTAGGCTTGGATAACAAACCTCGAATCTCGTTGGTCTCAGCAAGTCATCCGCTACACTTTTTTTTAGAGAGAAATGCTTCAGCTATATTGGATTAAGATATGGTTCATGTCAGTGagatttgatgttttttttttttaacttaggaAGATAATATAATTCCAGTTTCAACCTTGTTATGAATATCCAATAAGGTTTTGGAATTGAAAGATACTCTTTCTACATCCAACTAcctggaaaacaaaagaaattacTTTGGTTGAGATTCACATTGGTGCTACCTTATGAAcatcttctcttttatttaaaaaggCTGTATACCAACAATGAATACATTTCTCTATCAAAACAAGCCACTCGATCTTAGACATGAATACAAAGTAAAAAACAGagattaaaaatttgaaagattggGGCTATAAGAATTTCATTTTTCTGGTGATTTGAAAATCCATCGCCATCCCTTGAAACTTTTTCTGCTTTGTTTGATCTCTCTTTCAGCCACTGTTATCTGACATGAACTTGCATTTTCAATGGAGCAACCATTTCTCATGCTGCCAAAAGCTGACAAAGCACCCTTAGTCTCTGCTTGAAAACCAAATTTTAAGTCAATGAAGCCTGAATCATCATCCCCACCATTAAAATACCTTTGCACCAGCCTGTTTGCACCACCATCAACTTCCATGAAACCCCCACCACCAGCTTTTCTCGTAGCTTTAAAATCTGCTGCACTATCAGAACCGCTTTTCCTCGGTTCTCCTAATTCACTAAGCCCACTTTTCCTTTCAGCATCGAAACCCAAACCGCCATTGAAACCAGAACTCCGAGCAGCTGAAATGGAGCTCCTAGCACCTGAAAATTTCGTCAAATCGCCTCTATCTTCCGATCCAAAAAACCCACCACCCCTGAAACTACAAAGAGACCTTGACCTTGATACGCCAGTGCAATCAACGACCAACAAATCGCTTTTCTCATCAACTCCACCTTCACTCTTACCACAATCATTACAATCTTTGTCTCTTTTTTTCCCGAACAATCTCCCAATCCCCCAAAACCCATTCTTTTTCTTGATCTCAGCGCAGCCACTATTGCTTCTCTTGATTAAGAAGATCTCTTCTGATTTGTTTCCAGCACTAGTACTCCTTCTAGGCTTGGAATTCGGAACTTGCTCCTTGTTTTCATTCTCAATCAAGAACGAGACACGCCCAATGCCGGCTGCCTCACCGCCGCGACCAGCGCATGAACAAGACGAGAAACGCTGAACACCACAATCTGAGCAAACCAAATTGATCAAACGATCTCTGAGACAATAAGCACATACACCAGCTGAAGATAGTTGCGGATGTTCCTTACATAGAACATTCGATGAAGTTCTATTATAATCATGGAAAATATCAATGTTGTTGTACACTTCCACTGCTTTCCCTCTTTCATGGCTTATCTTCATCATCAAATTCTCAAAACTTGGAAGGACTGGCTTATAGGAAGAAGTGCTTATCAGACAAATTGAACAGAAAACTCATAAATCTAAAGAAGTATAAAGATCCAAATGCTTTGCTTTAATGGGCATATACAACTCATCAAGGAAGCAAAGCAAgcaatgcttttttttttataagggtAGGATTGTCTAAAGAAATAGAAATTAATATCCATTGAAGATTTAATACAAATGGTTAATTATTTCATTTGCGGTCCCCTGGACAATTTAACAAATATTATTACAATAAATATAGATATCTGATAGCTTTGATTTTACCCGGTGGGATGCATGGGGTAGAGCTTCATTTAGGTCTTTAGAGTCCCACCTTGAAAGAAAAGTCATTTGAATCATTCATTATATGGTTCAAATCCATCAATCTATTACGTGTTTTTGTCAACTTTCTTTTCCCCTGGATTTTTCTCCATCGTCTTTCTTTTGTATTGActttttttccatgttaaatGCTAACTGACACCCACTCTCTACTCAATGTTTCTTCGTTTTTCTTCTATTATTGGATTGATAGAAAGTTAACTTGCTCCACCTTCTTTGGCAACTCTGCCACGGTTCATGAAACCCACCTTATCTTATttgctatcttttttttttcattttctcgtaTTTATGTTTAATGTTTGTGTCGGAGGTATATTTTGGTATACCAGTTTTCAACACATTTATTGATTTTGTCAACGTATAGTCTTTTGTTGTAAAAATTATACCATTCTCTTAAAACTGAATTTTCTTTTAACCCGAAAAATATTTATCAAAGATATAAACTAATGGCTAGTTTAACATTACTTAgaaaagtgattttgatagtACATAGTTAGATGCATCTTTTGGTAGTGCCTCTACGGCATTTTCTTGTGTATTTGTTGTTAGCTTGTAATTATActttacattattttaatatcttttgatAAGCCTTATAGGAGAGTTGTTAATTTTTGTAAGGTTACTTGGGGTGAGTGGTTGTAACAAGTCGGAGTTATGTATTGGGACTGCAATTACTTCTTATGTAAGAGTAGTTTGGGCTTTGGCCTATAGATTTTTTGACCGATTGTGAAATAAATCATTCACTAAAGTTCTTGAAAAATCGGGTTTGGAAAACGTAACGAGAAGTAACTTTAAGGAAAAAACTAGagctataattttttttccaaaactaaaACTTGGTTATGATATCTAAAGTACGACTAAGTAGTTTTCTCAGCTATCCTCAAACTCATGTAAGCCGGTTTGCttcaaattagaaaaattttcacaaaattatgagtaaggcaatttcacaatttctctaaattttttagccaagttgtaaataaatatatatatatatagaaattttctaaaataatttcttctgcaaattttctctctacaactttctcttgaatttaaGTCTGTGAAAAATAATGACAGAAGACTCTTTTTATATaaagagagtttagagagttcaactatgattaaacttaataactttaatattaaattaatataatacttatcaagataaatattatgttaaatttaatattaaatcttattaaattaatagaatatttatctacaagataaatattaaattaattttgatattaagataatcactttaatattaaattaaaaaaatactattaggataaatattaaattaaattttttaaaataatattaattttggaATAATTAGTCTGAAATTAAATAATTCGATAGAGTCCGGTAGGAGTGTGATTCATCCACACCCTCATAGCACCCCAAGTCGATTCGGTTGTAGCCGATTCGATCCGGGTCAGTGACCGCCCGATCAGTCCGGTCTTGCCACCAATTGAATCGTCAGCCCGGTTTCACCTATCAGGCCTGATTCGACCCATTTTTGGGTCTCAATCTCGATTTTAGGTTCTCGGGTCCAATTATCGATCTTAGGTccaatttcaagttcaattacccattgggccaattattaacttgaaaattaatttccaaattaattttccaaaaaatcatttagatttcaaattaatttttcaagaaaattctttaatcaaattccctagttgaacaattctcacgactgtccaatttaattccacatcgaataaatcaactaaaataaattattttaaagtcgtagaattttcttttgattcaaatgcagtccaatcAAGCTTTTATTGAGCTATCGAAAGGACCAGTCGTACATATATAATTAGACTCAAGttattgcaattatgtccagaaatATCGTTCCGATAATTCGCTATTCACTTAATTatagagtcagtccacaagaagtaccatgattgaaaactccttattgtatactctttacgaaagcaattcatcaaattgctttgtccaatgacctcgtcatgtgtgtgttaccctcatatgatattcatggttcctttgagttaaattcattcacttaatacaatcctattttatctcatcgtcaccattgtgtcttcttaatgattaatatgatcactatcaacaaataaTGTGATAAATTACTTTTTCGAGAATAAGTAACctgtggccacgttccatatttatcaattcacacaatgccaatgaaaggatatcgcTAACTttttaatcgagctatgaattccattgttgatagtaaagtcatgccatacacaagtcatgtacccaacataccggctatgggcttGATCCTCTTTACGTCATAAGCCTCCACGTATATCAAAGAACATGAGTTAATAAACATGGTCAGTGGCTAACTCAAGATTTAAGAAAATCACACCATAAACgttacaagtgaattaattcaaaaacaaattcaaaatcaATTTAACTTGGGTTCAGTCTAATGTATCATTTTTcagtacatctatgtctctatcatccatcttttatttttttctaatgtaattattatttgaatGTGACTTGATATTTTCTTATCGAAAAATCATTAAGATATTTCTAACTTATGAATATTAATAACACCCAAGTGTTGGATGTTATTTATggtgttaaattttaattttaattggtgTATAATGATAacaaattaagtgataattaatttaaaatcatcattgtaatttaatataaataaaaactcttGCTCAAAATGTCTAATATTGCATTGATGAGTAATTATGTAttacttaatttaataattttaaaaaaaaataatattaatatgatttcatttattaataataattaatattaattattgttaATGTTATGGTCTAGCCTAGCTCACATGGCATGAGTTGTGTCGTGAgaacataaattgaaattatttttttgagcCCACAAATTCCGGAagattttgtttcatttaaatgCACATTTAAATGTTTTAACTCATGTCGCAACTCAAATATGAGTGCACTATGCAAATCAATTGATATTTATTACGATAAGAGTGTACTCACATGCTTGTTGTGATGTAAGCTTGAATATCTAGAAATGTAGTTAAATGACAAAATTTACAAGATTTGTGGAACCCAAATAGAACAATCGAATTGTGATGGTTAACATGTTTATATCTATATTCAAATCAATTTTaaagttcaaataaataaaaactctattatataaaatatatattatcaataaatgttgttaataagtaataaaatgtactttCATCGTCTTGATTTGAATGAAACGGTAATTAAAGTTATTGtcgaaatatttatttaacatgGGCTCAAACCTTATTACTCCCATCCCTTACCCCTAATATTATATCGAAAAAATACGGTTTAAAAACTTGTGTAAAAATCATATTTGGATCTAAATCCAAAAAGACTTATGTTATAGCAGCACATCCAATTGCATGGGTCCCGACGAAGATTGAATGCCAAACTTGTTTGGCATTTTATTCCTAGAATTTTCAGATGGAAATGAACTGTTCTGATATGCTAGGGTATATGGATAATCTTGTTGATAGAGACGTATGGAACAATTTTATTCACAACCAAAACCTGAATTAGGATGATGTCAGACTAACCAATGATGTCCTGGTTTAATCTACAAGGGCGGCTTTGGATCATcactaattaatatataattaccAAAAATATAGCGTCTTaagtttatattataatattaaaagtttTTTCTGCGGGGTTAGTTGTGTATGAATTAAAGtatatatttaacaattttaaaatttactaaatgaatttttatttttatttttatttaaataaagtacaataaaaatatttatttaatttgtatacACATTTAATTAACAAATCGTAACGTACGTTTTTTAACATTTACataaacttttataacatttgaaaaaataaatttgttttaagcaaccgttttcaatattttattttaattttttttaaaaatattatgtaaatatttttcaatttcaattttaatttgcaaACATATTTATCTAAAAAACTTATATAGGAAATGATTACATGTGCATAAACTGTAATATTGATTAAAAGTAACGTATACTTTTTTGAAGATAAAGATCAAATAATTTATGAATTAACGTATATGGAATGTTAAATTGGTTATTTGTAAATCCATGTTATAAAATTGAGctatattaaagtaaaatataaaattacttttataatattttcataaatttattgtaaaataatttttaataaaattattatgttttaaattttatttactttactaaCCTATgtgtaaattaaagaaaagaaaaataaatagtgTAACAAAAATGTCATAAATTTCAgttcatttgaatttttttttattgatagAAAACTCACATAAATTACAATAAGTAAATAAAAGGTATTATAacgaactaaaaaaaattaaaaaaatgtagcAACATTTTTTGTAAAGAAGTGGCACagcttaaagaaaaaaaattaaatattaaaaacatgttgAAGGACTTAGTtatgaaatattgaatatattatataattttttaaacatgttgGAGGActtattataaaacaaaaaataaaaagtagctacaattgtaagttgaattattaaatataagcaaattGAAAGGATTTATtaccataaaaaattatataaaaagtaaggagggtttatgttgtaatttCCCCTCCACAAatgctttttattattattacaaaatgTCAATTTTTTATAGTGTGAACACATTAAAACTTAAAaaccttaattttaattttaaaccccttttattcttaACTGCTTGTAttgctaaaaataaattattaccaGTCTTTGACAACTTGTGGATTGGTTTTATTCACAAATTTGCTCTTGAA from Gossypium hirsutum isolate 1008001.06 chromosome D12, Gossypium_hirsutum_v2.1, whole genome shotgun sequence includes these protein-coding regions:
- the LOC107946341 gene encoding uncharacterized protein yields the protein MMKISHERGKAVEVYNNIDIFHDYNRTSSNVLCKEHPQLSSAGVCAYCLRDRLINLVCSDCGVQRFSSCSCAGRGGEAAGIGRVSFLIENENKEQVPNSKPRRSTSAGNKSEEIFLIKRSNSGCAEIKKKNGFWGIGRLFGKKRDKDCNDCGKSEGGVDEKSDLLVVDCTGVSRSRSLCSFRGGGFFGSEDRGDLTKFSGARSSISAARSSGFNGGLGFDAERKSGLSELGEPRKSGSDSAADFKATRKAGGGGFMEVDGGANRLVQRYFNGGDDDSGFIDLKFGFQAETKGALSAFGSMRNGCSIENASSCQITVAEREIKQSRKSFKGWRWIFKSPEK